The following proteins are co-located in the Myroides profundi genome:
- a CDS encoding B12-binding domain-containing radical SAM protein yields the protein MNTTIAFITPPFTQLNTPYPATAYIKGFLNTLNIDSYQADLGIEVILKLFSKQGLIDLFDYVHEHIEEVSPNIHRILALEEDYISTIDAVIAFLQGKNSTLAHAIVQEDYLPRASRFEQLEELEWAFGTMGIQDKAKHLSTLYLEDLSDLIVETVDTNFGFSRYAERLGRSAHTFDEMYDALHQPLTYIDEITLDLLQQLIDKTNPKIMGFSVPFPGNLYSSFRCAQYIKKNYPHIKITMGGGFPNTELRSLKDVRVFEFFDFITLDDGEAPLENLILYVEGKIAQEELKRTLIAKDGEVVYINNPLKRDYKQAEVGTPDYSDLLLTEYISVIEVVNPMHRMWSDGRWNKLTMAHGCYWGKCTFCDISLDYIKVYEPIAAKQIVDRMQTLIEQTGETGFHFVDEAAPPALMREVALEIIRRKLTVSWWTNIRFEKSFTKDLCLLLKASGCVAVSGGLEVASDRLLKLIDKGVTVEQVARVNRNFTEAGILVHAYLMYGFPTQTAQETIDSLEMVRQLFEAGVMQSGFWHQFAMTAHSPVGMNPEEYKVERVNAEMGTFANNDVPHVEMNGAIHDKFSFGLKKSLFNFMHGMCFDMPLHEWFDFKVPRTSISPDYIFSCLNNEPLTVYKPNQKVVWLGTFPYIEYFEKKKKNRVFEMAQLVFYTKKDTIGVDVDRVVGDWFVHFVETLKEKASQTMTYQEMKKSFEEFTNEDFEPFWYSKPAQALKDMALLVL from the coding sequence GGAATAGAGGTTATATTGAAATTGTTTAGTAAACAAGGTTTGATAGACTTGTTCGACTATGTGCATGAACACATAGAAGAGGTCTCTCCTAATATACATCGTATCCTCGCTTTAGAAGAGGATTATATCTCTACTATAGATGCTGTGATAGCTTTCTTACAAGGAAAGAACTCTACATTAGCACATGCTATCGTACAAGAAGATTACCTTCCACGAGCATCTCGCTTTGAACAACTAGAAGAATTAGAGTGGGCATTCGGTACAATGGGAATACAAGATAAGGCGAAGCACTTATCTACACTGTATTTAGAGGACTTGTCTGATCTCATTGTTGAGACAGTAGATACCAACTTTGGGTTTAGTAGATATGCTGAGCGATTAGGTCGCTCTGCTCATACCTTTGATGAGATGTATGATGCACTACATCAACCCTTGACTTATATCGATGAGATTACCCTTGATCTATTGCAACAGTTAATAGATAAGACTAATCCTAAGATAATGGGATTCTCTGTACCCTTCCCTGGTAATTTATACAGTAGTTTTAGATGTGCTCAATACATTAAGAAGAATTATCCTCATATCAAGATCACAATGGGAGGAGGGTTTCCTAATACAGAGTTACGCTCTTTAAAAGATGTGCGTGTATTTGAGTTCTTTGATTTTATCACTTTAGATGATGGAGAGGCTCCACTAGAAAACTTGATTCTCTATGTAGAAGGAAAGATAGCACAAGAGGAGTTAAAGCGTACGCTTATTGCTAAAGATGGTGAGGTAGTGTATATCAATAATCCGCTGAAGCGTGACTATAAACAGGCGGAGGTAGGTACTCCAGATTATTCGGACTTACTGCTGACAGAGTATATCTCTGTGATAGAAGTAGTGAATCCTATGCATCGTATGTGGAGTGATGGACGATGGAATAAACTAACGATGGCACATGGATGTTATTGGGGTAAGTGTACCTTCTGTGATATTAGTTTAGACTATATCAAGGTATATGAACCAATAGCAGCTAAGCAGATTGTAGACCGTATGCAGACGTTAATTGAGCAGACAGGAGAGACAGGTTTTCACTTCGTAGATGAGGCAGCACCGCCAGCACTAATGCGCGAGGTAGCGTTAGAAATCATCAGACGTAAACTAACGGTATCATGGTGGACGAACATCCGCTTTGAGAAAAGCTTTACGAAAGACTTGTGCTTACTATTAAAAGCTTCTGGATGTGTAGCTGTATCAGGAGGATTAGAGGTAGCTTCAGATAGGTTATTAAAATTAATAGATAAGGGAGTTACGGTAGAACAAGTAGCTCGTGTGAATAGAAACTTTACGGAGGCAGGTATCTTAGTACATGCTTATCTAATGTATGGTTTCCCAACACAGACTGCACAGGAGACAATAGATAGTCTAGAGATGGTGCGTCAGTTGTTTGAAGCAGGAGTAATGCAATCGGGCTTTTGGCATCAGTTTGCGATGACTGCTCATTCTCCTGTAGGTATGAACCCTGAAGAGTATAAAGTAGAGCGCGTAAACGCTGAGATGGGGACATTCGCTAATAACGATGTACCTCACGTAGAGATGAACGGAGCGATACATGATAAGTTCTCTTTTGGACTGAAGAAGTCACTGTTTAACTTTATGCATGGGATGTGCTTTGATATGCCATTACATGAATGGTTTGATTTTAAAGTACCTCGTACAAGTATATCACCTGATTATATATTCAGTTGTTTAAACAACGAACCTTTGACAGTGTATAAACCAAATCAAAAGGTAGTATGGTTAGGGACATTCCCTTATATCGAGTACTTTGAGAAAAAGAAGAAAAACAGAGTATTCGAAATGGCACAATTGGTTTTCTATACTAAAAAAGATACGATAGGCGTAGATGTAGATAGAGTGGTAGGGGATTGGTTTGTACATTTTGTGGAGACTTTGAAGGAGAAAGCTTCTCAGACGATGACTTACCAAGAAATGAAAAAGAGCTTTGAGGAGTTTACGAATGAAGACTTTGAACCATTCTGGTATTCTAAGCCAGCACAAGCATTAAAAGATATGGCACTACTAGTGCTTTAA